Proteins encoded in a region of the Saccharothrix ecbatanensis genome:
- a CDS encoding AMED_5909 family protein yields the protein MTPPPDASPDQRRAFHEYAAGIYRRVAETDRDHHYEAMAYAYVEQEIYATRASSAEAAQATDPTA from the coding sequence CTGACACCACCCCCCGATGCATCACCCGATCAACGCCGGGCCTTCCACGAGTACGCAGCCGGGATATACCGGCGAGTCGCCGAAACGGATCGGGACCACCACTACGAGGCGATGGCCTACGCGTACGTCGAGCAGGAGATCTACGCGACACGGGCATCGTCAGCAGAAGCAGCGCAAGCAACCGACCCCACCGCGTGA
- a CDS encoding helix-turn-helix domain-containing protein, protein MTARSCVQFWFVTGTPRAQELAAALREAIKASPLSVRKLADQLGLSHSTISQWSNGHRVPSVHDVVALLSEMSVAGETADRIVELAELANAPADRLVPGVTQAQAAIMEYERDARRITEWSPDLIPGLLQTGDSARVILGEASPGQVQMRLALRAGRREVLTRAEDPPHLLALVGEDAIRWCIGSPTVRNHQLRHLLKVSEIDNVTLQVVRRGHDFHVGLLGPFVIYDFAAQRPSVVLLEHHRSSAFLHNEHWRITRSPRKRSASGR, encoded by the coding sequence GTGACCGCCCGGAGCTGCGTACAGTTCTGGTTCGTGACCGGAACACCACGCGCCCAGGAGTTGGCCGCTGCGCTCCGCGAGGCCATCAAGGCCTCGCCGTTGAGCGTGCGAAAGCTGGCCGATCAGCTCGGGCTGTCGCACTCCACGATCAGCCAGTGGAGCAACGGGCACCGGGTGCCGTCCGTTCACGACGTGGTGGCACTGCTCTCGGAGATGAGCGTCGCCGGCGAGACCGCCGACCGCATCGTCGAGCTGGCCGAACTCGCGAACGCGCCGGCGGACCGCCTGGTGCCCGGCGTGACGCAGGCGCAGGCCGCGATCATGGAGTACGAACGCGACGCCCGGCGCATCACCGAATGGTCACCCGACCTGATTCCAGGCCTGCTGCAAACCGGCGATTCCGCACGCGTCATCCTCGGCGAGGCTTCTCCCGGCCAGGTCCAGATGCGCCTCGCGCTGCGAGCTGGTCGCCGCGAAGTCCTGACCCGCGCGGAAGATCCGCCTCACCTCTTGGCGCTCGTCGGTGAAGACGCCATCCGCTGGTGCATCGGCTCGCCTACAGTTCGCAACCACCAACTGCGACACCTCCTGAAAGTATCCGAGATCGACAACGTGACGCTTCAGGTGGTGCGACGTGGCCACGACTTCCACGTTGGATTGTTGGGGCCGTTCGTCATCTACGACTTCGCCGCGCAGCGCCCGTCCGTCGTGCTACTCGAACACCACAGATCCAGCGCGTTTCTCCACAACGAGCACTGGCGGATTACCAGGTCGCCGCGGAAGAGATCCGCGAGCGGGCGATGA
- a CDS encoding DUF397 domain-containing protein, which yields MTQPQPRRWRKSSYTGNDNCVEVANTLDRLRDSKQRSGPELLIATPRLRSFLNAVRAGRFEG from the coding sequence ATGACCCAACCCCAACCACGTCGGTGGCGGAAGTCCAGCTACACCGGGAATGACAACTGCGTCGAGGTGGCGAATACGCTCGACCGCTTGCGCGACTCCAAGCAGCGCTCGGGTCCCGAACTGCTGATCGCGACCCCCCGACTGCGCTCGTTCCTGAACGCCGTGCGAGCGGGACGCTTCGAAGGCTGA
- a CDS encoding ABC1 kinase family protein, with protein MPVMLVCASREDDPPGTVALVLRAARVLLLTVGVLAPVGLVGLVVAVLSGRAAARRLAWPRLVALLMRLGPTFVKAGQVLGTRRDLLPPGLCDELATLQDSVIPLTADRTREALAAVYGAELDTLFAEVDYEPVASGSVACVYRARLTSGREVALKLRRPGIERVMRQDLDLMRRGAALMARLPLFRGIPVMPVVVSMCDAVLGQLDFEREAASLDRLRADLSVVPRVWVPKVVPSACRPRCIVMEFIHGLDIDAPSRCSDASRRKFASSGLTAIYEMLFVNGFVHCDMHPGNLYFTESAQVVVLDAGFSVQLSERLRLLFADFFMNMAIGDGDKCAAIVVESSADVGADADVAGFLARMADLVRRSHGLPAREFSLIAFATEMFDLQRRHGIHAAPELIFPLLSLLVIEGTIRELDPDVDFQALARPVLMKGRFGSR; from the coding sequence ATGCCCGTGATGCTCGTGTGCGCGAGTCGCGAGGACGATCCACCCGGGACGGTCGCGCTGGTGCTGCGTGCCGCTCGGGTCCTGCTACTCACGGTTGGGGTGCTGGCGCCGGTCGGTCTGGTCGGGCTTGTCGTGGCGGTGTTGAGTGGTCGTGCGGCGGCGCGCCGGCTGGCGTGGCCGCGGCTGGTGGCGTTGCTCATGCGGCTGGGGCCCACGTTCGTCAAGGCCGGACAGGTGCTCGGCACTCGGCGAGACCTGCTGCCGCCGGGGTTGTGCGACGAGCTGGCGACGTTGCAGGACTCGGTGATCCCGCTGACGGCCGACCGGACGCGGGAGGCGTTGGCCGCGGTGTACGGGGCGGAGCTGGACACCTTGTTCGCCGAGGTGGACTACGAGCCGGTGGCGAGCGGCAGCGTCGCGTGCGTCTACAGGGCCCGGCTGACGTCCGGCCGCGAGGTGGCGCTGAAGCTGCGCCGACCGGGGATCGAGCGGGTGATGCGGCAGGACCTGGACCTGATGCGGCGGGGTGCGGCGTTGATGGCCCGGTTGCCGTTGTTCCGGGGGATTCCGGTGATGCCGGTGGTGGTGAGCATGTGCGACGCCGTGCTCGGTCAGCTGGACTTCGAGCGTGAGGCGGCGAGCCTGGACCGGCTGCGCGCGGACCTGTCCGTGGTGCCGAGGGTGTGGGTGCCGAAGGTGGTGCCGTCGGCGTGCCGGCCGCGGTGCATCGTGATGGAGTTCATCCACGGCCTGGACATCGACGCGCCCTCGCGGTGTTCGGACGCCTCCCGGCGGAAGTTCGCCTCGTCCGGACTCACCGCGATCTACGAGATGTTGTTCGTGAACGGCTTCGTGCACTGCGACATGCATCCCGGCAATTTGTACTTCACCGAGTCGGCGCAGGTGGTGGTGCTGGACGCGGGGTTCAGCGTGCAGTTGAGCGAACGGCTGCGGCTGCTGTTCGCCGACTTCTTCATGAACATGGCCATCGGCGACGGCGACAAGTGCGCCGCGATCGTGGTGGAGAGCTCGGCGGATGTCGGGGCGGACGCGGACGTGGCCGGGTTCCTGGCCCGGATGGCAGATCTGGTGCGGCGCAGCCACGGGTTGCCGGCGCGGGAGTTCAGCCTGATCGCGTTCGCCACCGAGATGTTCGACCTCCAACGGCGGCACGGCATCCACGCGGCGCCGGAGCTGATCTTCCCGCTGCTGTCCCTGCTGGTGATCGAGGGAACGATCCGCGAGCTGGACCCGGACGTGGACTTCCAGGCCCTGGCCCGGCCGGTCCTGATGAAGGGCCGCTTCGGCTCCCGTTGA
- a CDS encoding methyltransferase domain-containing protein has translation MDQRLLLMHQVMLADRPRLDAYDRALASVVTAGDVVADVGAGTLVLSMLALKHGAEHVYAIEADPAMAAVAERIVADNGLRDRVTLVQGDARTAKLPQPVDVIVSEMMGNLGPEEQMVEILGSVARRNLRPGGAIVPRRLTTHLAAIQFDEEGWGMWGDVVPGYRFDSVQEFVEPQPQLHFFQREPRFLTEPVLLSDDPITPASTSRPHREMRLPVRRDGCLQAVMGYFTAELAEGEPLSNYPSYPGCNWAVWVWPLRHTAVAAGDEIRVTVDVPRGRGQVRDATAWRLDCGIVRRP, from the coding sequence ATGGACCAACGGCTTCTGTTGATGCACCAGGTGATGCTCGCGGACCGCCCCCGGCTGGACGCCTACGACCGGGCGCTGGCGTCGGTCGTCACGGCGGGCGACGTGGTGGCCGACGTCGGCGCCGGCACCCTGGTGTTGTCCATGCTGGCCCTCAAGCACGGCGCGGAGCACGTCTACGCGATCGAGGCGGACCCGGCGATGGCCGCGGTGGCGGAACGGATCGTCGCGGACAACGGCCTGCGCGACCGCGTCACGCTCGTGCAAGGCGACGCGCGTACGGCCAAGCTGCCGCAACCGGTCGACGTGATCGTGTCCGAGATGATGGGCAACCTCGGACCGGAGGAGCAGATGGTGGAGATCCTCGGCTCCGTGGCCCGGCGCAACCTGCGCCCCGGCGGCGCGATCGTGCCGCGCCGGCTCACCACCCACCTCGCCGCCATCCAGTTCGACGAGGAGGGCTGGGGCATGTGGGGCGACGTCGTGCCCGGCTACCGCTTCGACTCGGTGCAGGAGTTCGTCGAACCGCAGCCGCAGCTGCACTTCTTCCAGCGGGAGCCCAGGTTCCTCACCGAACCCGTCCTGCTGTCCGACGACCCGATCACGCCCGCGTCGACCAGCAGACCGCACCGCGAGATGCGGCTGCCGGTGCGTCGGGACGGGTGCCTCCAGGCCGTCATGGGCTACTTCACCGCCGAGCTGGCCGAGGGTGAGCCGCTGTCCAACTACCCGTCGTACCCCGGCTGCAACTGGGCGGTCTGGGTGTGGCCGTTGCGGCACACGGCCGTGGCGGCGGGTGACGAGATCCGGGTGACCGTGGACGTGCCGCGCGGACGTGGGCAGGTGCGAGACGCCACCGCCTGGCGGCTCGACTGCGGCATCGTCAGGAGGCCGTGA
- a CDS encoding DUF6004 family protein, producing the protein MSNPRETYESLNLEPKPIRPHILAAATVVFGDDYYSGRRETINLSGFVQLNKWPMPGFEHRVDAKGHAEFDTELISAPEVGIKGFSYELDDRIQVLSNPFLPNTGHVRQIVPGKNFPAEFYIRRFGILETSTLRLAHRNVIDIHGVVDSVPPFKKPLTGPYLGKPRGDGPFEVVQAPNVVRGTTLPEAWYPADDENQPVGLTPTVFFAASAGPCMSMLVDPSMIMQVSLEGRIEVEVNGKTVSIDLTGDHKKAAGTELLLFGPEKHTEGNGVLAQMARLAVVGHSPELGGRVMLRASWPRVSGGTLGQGNEDSLSRVKFPGDLHLDAEFELVTPSATLYAANPVHVSGKLKDMEATGTELSMSGADAPMVNTSDEVKARLTGVQLVMRDAFVGETAAVNI; encoded by the coding sequence GTGAGCAACCCCCGGGAGACTTACGAGTCGCTGAACCTCGAACCCAAGCCGATCCGGCCGCACATCCTCGCGGCGGCGACCGTGGTCTTCGGCGACGACTACTACTCGGGCCGGCGGGAGACGATCAACCTGTCCGGCTTCGTGCAGCTGAACAAGTGGCCCATGCCGGGCTTCGAGCACCGGGTCGACGCGAAGGGGCACGCCGAGTTCGACACCGAGCTCATCAGCGCGCCCGAGGTCGGCATCAAGGGCTTCAGCTACGAGCTGGACGACCGCATCCAGGTGCTGTCCAACCCGTTCCTGCCCAACACCGGCCACGTGCGCCAGATCGTGCCGGGCAAGAACTTCCCGGCCGAGTTCTACATCCGCCGGTTCGGCATCCTGGAGACCAGCACGCTGCGCCTCGCGCACCGCAACGTGATCGACATCCACGGTGTGGTGGACAGCGTGCCGCCGTTCAAGAAGCCGCTCACCGGCCCGTACCTGGGCAAGCCGCGCGGCGACGGCCCGTTCGAGGTCGTCCAGGCCCCGAACGTGGTCCGCGGCACGACCCTGCCCGAGGCGTGGTACCCGGCCGACGACGAGAACCAGCCCGTCGGCCTCACGCCGACGGTGTTCTTCGCCGCCAGCGCCGGCCCGTGCATGTCCATGCTGGTCGACCCCTCCATGATCATGCAGGTGTCGCTGGAAGGCCGGATCGAGGTCGAGGTCAACGGCAAGACCGTCAGCATCGACCTGACCGGCGACCACAAGAAGGCCGCCGGCACCGAGTTGCTGCTGTTCGGCCCGGAGAAGCACACCGAGGGCAACGGCGTGCTGGCGCAGATGGCGCGGCTGGCCGTCGTCGGGCACAGCCCCGAGCTCGGCGGTCGGGTCATGCTGCGGGCGAGCTGGCCGCGGGTGTCCGGCGGCACGCTGGGCCAGGGCAACGAGGACAGCCTCAGCCGGGTCAAGTTCCCGGGTGACCTGCACCTGGACGCCGAGTTCGAGCTGGTCACGCCGAGCGCCACGCTCTACGCGGCCAACCCGGTGCACGTCAGCGGCAAGCTGAAGGACATGGAGGCGACCGGCACCGAGCTGTCCATGAGCGGCGCCGACGCCCCCATGGTGAACACGTCCGACGAGGTCAAGGCCCGCCTGACCGGTGTGCAGCTGGTCATGCGCGACGCGTTCGTCGGCGAGACCGCGGCCGTCAACATCTGA
- a CDS encoding ATP-dependent Clp protease ATP-binding subunit, with translation MFERFTDRARRVVVLAQEEARMLNHNYIGTEHILLGLIHEGEGVAAKALESLGIALEGVRQQVEEIIGQGQQAPSGHIPFTPRAKKVLELSLREALQLGHNYIGTEHILLGLIREGEGVAAQVLVKLGADLNRVRQQVLQLLSGYSGGKEPAESGGRGEGTPSSSLVLDQFGRNLTASAREGKLDPVIGRTKEIERVMQVLSRRTKNNPVLIGEPGVGKTAVVEGLAQMVVKGEVPETLKDKQLYTLDLGSLVAGSRYRGDFEERLKKVLKEIRTRGDIILFIDEIHTLVGAGAAEGAIDAASILKPMLARGELQTIGATTLDEYRKYVEKDPALERRFQPIQVGEPSLEHTIEILKGLRDRYEAHHRVSITDSALVAAATLADRYINDRFLPDKAIDLIDEAGARMRIRRMTAPPDLREFDEKIADVRRDKESAIDAQDFERAAKLRDAEKTLLGQKAEREKQWKDGDLDVVAEVDDEQIAEVLANWTGIPVFKLTEEETTRLLRMEDELHKRIIGQVDAVKAVSQAIRRTRAGLKDPKRPSGSFIFAGPSGVGKTELSKALANFLFGEDDALIQIDMGEFHDRYTASRLFGAPPGYVGYEEGGQLTEKVRRKPFSVVLFDEIEKAHQEVYNTLLQVLEDGRLTDGQGRTVDFKNTVIIFTSNLGTSDISKAVGLGFTSGQDVASNYERMKNKVNDELKKHFRPEFLNRIDDIIVFHQLTQDEIIKMVDLMIARVETQLKNKDMAIELTDRAKMLLAKRGFDPVLGARPLRRTIQREIEDQLSEKILFGEITAGQVVVVDVAVVDVDESTVDEETFTFTGRAASAVELAPAVE, from the coding sequence ATGTTCGAAAGGTTCACCGACCGCGCGAGGCGGGTGGTTGTCCTGGCCCAGGAAGAGGCCAGGATGCTCAACCACAACTACATCGGCACCGAACACATCCTCCTGGGGTTGATCCACGAGGGTGAGGGTGTCGCCGCGAAGGCGCTGGAGTCGTTGGGGATCGCGCTGGAGGGCGTCCGCCAGCAGGTCGAGGAGATCATCGGCCAGGGTCAGCAGGCCCCGTCCGGCCACATCCCCTTCACCCCGCGCGCCAAGAAGGTGCTCGAGCTGTCACTGCGCGAGGCGCTGCAGCTGGGCCACAACTACATCGGCACGGAGCACATCCTGCTGGGCCTGATCCGTGAGGGCGAGGGTGTCGCGGCGCAGGTGCTGGTGAAGCTGGGCGCGGACCTGAACCGGGTGCGCCAGCAGGTGTTGCAGCTGTTGTCGGGCTACTCGGGTGGCAAGGAGCCGGCGGAGTCCGGTGGCCGCGGTGAGGGCACCCCGTCCTCGTCCCTGGTGCTGGACCAGTTCGGGCGCAACCTGACCGCGAGTGCGCGGGAGGGCAAGCTCGACCCGGTGATCGGGCGCACCAAGGAGATCGAGCGGGTCATGCAGGTGCTGTCGCGGCGCACCAAGAACAACCCGGTGCTGATCGGCGAGCCCGGCGTGGGCAAGACCGCGGTGGTCGAGGGCCTGGCCCAGATGGTGGTCAAGGGCGAGGTGCCGGAGACGCTGAAGGACAAGCAGCTCTACACCCTCGACCTCGGCTCGCTGGTCGCCGGCTCCCGCTACCGCGGTGATTTCGAGGAGCGCCTGAAGAAGGTGCTCAAGGAGATCCGCACCCGCGGCGACATCATCCTGTTCATCGACGAGATCCACACCCTGGTCGGCGCCGGGGCGGCGGAGGGCGCGATCGACGCGGCCTCGATCCTGAAGCCGATGCTGGCGCGGGGCGAGTTGCAGACGATCGGCGCGACGACGCTGGACGAGTACCGCAAGTACGTGGAGAAGGACCCCGCGTTGGAGCGCCGGTTCCAGCCGATCCAGGTCGGCGAGCCGTCGTTGGAGCACACGATCGAGATCCTGAAGGGTCTGCGGGACCGGTACGAGGCGCACCACCGCGTCTCCATCACCGACTCCGCCCTCGTGGCCGCCGCGACGCTGGCGGACCGGTACATCAACGACCGGTTCCTGCCGGACAAGGCGATCGACCTGATCGACGAGGCCGGGGCCCGGATGCGGATCCGCCGGATGACCGCGCCGCCGGACCTGCGCGAGTTCGACGAGAAGATCGCCGACGTGCGCCGGGACAAGGAGTCCGCGATCGACGCGCAGGACTTCGAGCGGGCGGCGAAGCTGCGGGACGCGGAGAAGACGCTGCTGGGCCAGAAGGCCGAGCGGGAGAAGCAGTGGAAGGACGGCGACCTCGACGTCGTCGCCGAGGTGGACGACGAGCAGATCGCCGAGGTGTTGGCGAACTGGACCGGTATCCCGGTGTTCAAGCTCACCGAGGAGGAGACCACGCGTCTGCTCCGCATGGAGGACGAGCTGCACAAGCGGATCATCGGCCAGGTCGACGCGGTGAAGGCGGTCAGCCAGGCGATCCGCCGCACCCGGGCCGGGTTGAAGGACCCGAAGCGCCCGTCGGGTTCGTTCATCTTCGCGGGTCCGTCGGGTGTGGGTAAGACGGAGCTGTCGAAGGCGCTGGCGAACTTCCTGTTCGGCGAGGACGACGCCCTGATCCAGATCGACATGGGCGAGTTCCACGACCGCTACACCGCCTCGCGTCTGTTCGGTGCCCCTCCCGGTTATGTCGGCTACGAGGAGGGCGGGCAGCTCACGGAGAAGGTGCGGCGCAAGCCGTTCTCGGTGGTGTTGTTCGACGAGATCGAGAAGGCGCACCAGGAGGTCTACAACACGCTGTTGCAGGTGTTGGAGGACGGCCGCCTGACCGATGGCCAGGGCCGCACGGTGGACTTCAAGAACACCGTGATCATCTTCACGTCGAACCTGGGCACCTCGGACATCAGCAAGGCCGTCGGGTTGGGCTTCACCTCGGGTCAGGACGTCGCGTCCAACTACGAGCGGATGAAGAACAAGGTCAACGACGAGCTGAAGAAGCACTTCCGGCCGGAGTTCCTCAACCGGATCGACGACATCATCGTGTTCCACCAGCTCACCCAGGACGAGATCATCAAGATGGTGGACTTGATGATCGCCCGCGTCGAGACGCAGTTGAAGAACAAGGACATGGCGATCGAGCTCACCGATCGGGCGAAGATGCTGCTGGCCAAGCGCGGGTTCGACCCGGTGCTCGGCGCGCGGCCGCTGCGTCGCACGATCCAGCGCGAGATCGAGGACCAGCTGTCGGAGAAGATCCTGTTCGGCGAGATCACCGCCGGCCAGGTCGTCGTGGTCGACGTCGCCGTGGTCGACGTCGACGAGTCCACTGTGGACGAGGAGACGTTCACCTTCACCGGCCGCGCGGCGTCGGCCGTGGAACTGGCGCCGGCGGTCGAGTGA
- a CDS encoding DUF6239 family natural product biosynthesis protein: MSALVDALLSTQPGHIHPPPAEAVTGLAPPVLLALPFAAGFALLRPFLAAPGRGTRELVSTATAGAVLWEAFRLPDQTPRVLSLALAAVALLVPVAVALGRSTRARTDTVLPWMFSACAVTAVLAFHDAWFGEGGSAEVAVLCGFACLAWYPLCSTRSRGGAIVIRSTAAVLALALIGGVAQVAITGANGPKPGVPVLARITVATTALDVVIVPHLPGPNLVHVTPARNLPITSDIDTATTDTRPGSDGGWAVITLPEGKSTLHLGDSPVPVDTGDTVADAPDLTGADGPECESALLGALIGKPTARRDTSPCPAEALTSHDAAALRTVPAFLAGRGQRMISLVADDSPRSRAAERTVREAAEAHGVGITDDPTAPVVVVSGWQTAAATVAAVAAGDHPAQGSYLAPWLVTPPLLKPPAGQVVPLAFTPTDESPMRYLSALADRASGAAPSTSGYQAWLRAQGGQPATTVRLHAASTATIPGSNHHDHRPSWLPGGAVLPVTGPLDPG; encoded by the coding sequence GTGTCCGCCCTCGTTGACGCGCTCCTCTCGACCCAGCCCGGCCACATCCACCCGCCACCGGCCGAAGCCGTCACCGGTCTCGCCCCGCCCGTCCTGCTCGCACTGCCCTTCGCCGCCGGCTTCGCCCTGCTGCGCCCGTTCCTCGCCGCGCCCGGCCGCGGGACGCGCGAACTGGTCTCGACCGCCACGGCCGGCGCGGTGCTCTGGGAGGCCTTCCGGCTTCCCGACCAGACACCCCGCGTGCTCTCCCTGGCCCTGGCCGCCGTCGCTCTGCTCGTCCCCGTGGCCGTCGCCCTGGGCAGGTCGACCCGCGCACGCACGGACACCGTTCTGCCCTGGATGTTCTCCGCATGCGCCGTCACCGCCGTCCTGGCGTTCCACGACGCGTGGTTCGGCGAAGGCGGATCAGCGGAGGTCGCCGTCCTGTGCGGGTTCGCGTGCCTCGCCTGGTATCCGCTGTGCTCCACCCGGTCGCGCGGCGGCGCCATCGTCATCCGCTCCACCGCCGCGGTGCTCGCGCTGGCGCTGATCGGCGGCGTCGCGCAGGTAGCGATCACCGGCGCCAACGGGCCGAAACCCGGCGTCCCGGTCTTGGCAAGGATCACCGTGGCCACGACCGCGCTGGACGTGGTCATCGTGCCGCACCTCCCGGGCCCCAACCTCGTCCACGTCACACCGGCCCGGAACCTGCCCATCACGTCCGACATCGACACCGCCACGACCGACACCCGACCGGGCTCGGACGGCGGATGGGCCGTGATCACCCTGCCGGAGGGGAAGTCCACGCTGCACCTGGGCGACAGCCCGGTGCCGGTGGACACCGGCGACACGGTCGCGGACGCCCCGGACCTGACCGGCGCGGACGGGCCGGAGTGCGAAAGCGCCCTGCTGGGCGCCCTGATCGGGAAGCCCACCGCACGGCGCGACACGTCCCCGTGCCCGGCCGAAGCCCTCACCTCACACGACGCGGCGGCCCTCCGCACCGTGCCCGCGTTCCTCGCCGGTCGCGGCCAGCGGATGATCTCCCTCGTCGCCGACGACTCCCCCAGGTCCCGCGCGGCCGAGCGGACCGTCCGGGAAGCGGCCGAAGCCCACGGCGTCGGGATCACGGACGATCCGACCGCGCCCGTCGTGGTGGTCTCCGGGTGGCAGACCGCCGCCGCGACCGTGGCCGCCGTAGCCGCCGGCGACCACCCCGCCCAGGGCAGCTACCTGGCGCCCTGGCTGGTGACTCCCCCACTGCTCAAGCCACCCGCGGGCCAGGTCGTGCCGCTGGCCTTCACCCCGACCGACGAGTCACCGATGCGATACCTGTCCGCACTCGCCGACCGGGCATCCGGCGCGGCGCCCAGCACCTCCGGCTACCAAGCGTGGCTGCGAGCGCAGGGCGGTCAGCCGGCCACCACCGTGCGGCTCCACGCGGCGAGCACCGCCACCATCCCGGGAAGCAACCACCACGACCACCGCCCGTCGTGGCTGCCCGGCGGCGCCGTCCTACCCGTCACCGGCCCGCTCGACCCGGGCTGA
- a CDS encoding winged helix-turn-helix transcriptional regulator, whose protein sequence is MAVVGKRDYGQFCGLAAGMNVIGERWTLLVIRELLIGPSRFNEMIDNLPGIGPNLLAERLKTLTEHGVIEQVPVPGDGRGKFYQLTELGRELSGPVLSLTKWGLSFLDESASTGVVRPEWGFLAVQAMVVESEIPDIDEVYEFRVGDQAFTVAVKAGEVAFSRGQAEQPDLVITSDPDTFVRIGARLITPFAAIATGRVSIEGQPEAIQRCTRMLGLV, encoded by the coding sequence GTGGCAGTGGTCGGCAAGCGGGACTACGGGCAGTTCTGCGGACTGGCCGCCGGGATGAACGTCATCGGTGAGCGCTGGACCCTGTTGGTGATCCGGGAGCTGTTGATCGGCCCATCCCGGTTCAACGAGATGATCGACAACCTGCCGGGCATCGGCCCGAACCTCCTCGCCGAACGGCTCAAGACGCTCACCGAGCACGGCGTGATCGAGCAGGTGCCCGTCCCCGGTGACGGGCGCGGCAAGTTCTACCAGCTCACCGAGCTGGGCCGGGAGCTGTCCGGGCCCGTGCTGTCGCTCACCAAGTGGGGCCTGTCGTTCCTGGACGAGTCCGCGAGCACCGGCGTCGTGCGCCCGGAGTGGGGCTTCCTGGCGGTCCAGGCGATGGTCGTCGAGTCGGAGATCCCGGACATCGACGAGGTGTACGAGTTCCGCGTCGGCGACCAGGCGTTCACGGTCGCGGTCAAGGCGGGCGAGGTGGCGTTCAGCCGCGGTCAGGCGGAGCAGCCGGACCTGGTGATCACCAGCGACCCGGACACGTTCGTCCGCATCGGCGCCCGCCTGATCACGCCGTTCGCCGCGATCGCCACCGGGCGGGTGTCGATCGAGGGTCAGCCCGAGGCGATCCAGCGGTGCACGCGGATGCTCGGCCTGGTCTGA
- a CDS encoding DUF1702 family protein, with protein MNPLARLRLRLRLRLRLPLSMADFARRGFRVDRPAERAVLERHAGNFLGGFNLAVRSWRAPHEPLSEVAEEERGFAYEGAAMFAGLLDLATAGRAGALRRLLDGPGDQYTHLVHVGAGWLFTAARVPGVARLPSTPLLRWLALDGNGFGEVYFGGVKALLRRAGRTPGPVWQARLAGCGRALWFVQSADPAGVAGVIERAPAAARPHLWSGVGLACAYAGAVDEAGRAALLDLARPHRSYFAQGVVFAVGARARSGIVPDHTRDACAQVVGVTVEEAALWTDETCADLLGHRDVHAYLEWKARLRTLIDRGGR; from the coding sequence ATGAACCCACTCGCGCGACTGCGACTGCGACTGCGACTGCGACTGCGGCTGCCGCTGTCGATGGCTGATTTCGCCCGGCGGGGGTTCCGGGTCGACCGGCCCGCGGAGCGCGCGGTGCTGGAACGGCACGCGGGCAACTTCCTCGGCGGGTTCAACCTCGCTGTGCGGTCGTGGCGCGCGCCGCACGAGCCGCTGAGCGAGGTGGCCGAGGAGGAGCGCGGGTTCGCGTACGAGGGCGCGGCCATGTTCGCCGGGCTGCTCGACCTGGCCACTGCCGGTCGGGCCGGGGCCCTCCGGCGGCTGCTCGACGGGCCGGGCGACCAGTACACGCACCTGGTGCACGTGGGCGCCGGTTGGCTGTTCACCGCCGCCCGCGTGCCGGGAGTGGCGCGTCTGCCGTCCACCCCGTTGTTGCGCTGGCTCGCGCTCGACGGCAACGGGTTCGGCGAGGTGTACTTCGGCGGCGTGAAAGCGTTGCTGCGCCGTGCCGGGCGGACTCCGGGGCCGGTGTGGCAGGCACGGCTGGCGGGGTGTGGCCGGGCGTTGTGGTTCGTGCAGTCCGCCGACCCGGCCGGTGTCGCCGGGGTGATCGAACGCGCCCCGGCCGCCGCACGTCCGCATCTGTGGAGTGGCGTCGGTCTGGCCTGCGCCTACGCCGGTGCGGTTGACGAAGCCGGCCGGGCCGCGCTGCTGGACCTGGCCCGTCCGCACCGGTCCTACTTCGCCCAGGGCGTCGTCTTCGCGGTCGGCGCGCGGGCACGTTCGGGCATCGTGCCGGACCACACCCGTGACGCGTGCGCCCAGGTGGTGGGCGTGACGGTGGAGGAAGCGGCGCTCTGGACCGACGAGACGTGCGCGGACCTGCTCGGGCACCGCGACGTGCACGCGTACCTGGAGTGGAAGGCCCGGCTGCGCACCCTGATCGACCGCGGCGGCCGGTGA